The following nucleotide sequence is from Paenibacillus odorifer.
AATTATCGTTAGTAAGTGATGAGCTCAGTCCGAATATGAGATATATGGTTGATCAAGTAAGCAAACACTATAGAGAAGAGCTATCCCTGAAAACGCTCAGTCAGCGTATGGAAATGCATCCTAATTACTTGGGACAGCTATTTCAGAAGGAAATGGGCCGTAGTTTCTCTGATTATGTTAATCAATTTCGAATTGAAAAGGCAAGACAATTGCTGCTACAAACTACGTTACTAACCAACGAAATTGCAGCTGAAGTAGGGTATCCGGATCCAGCATATTTCTATCGCCAGTTCAAAAAATCAGTAGGTGTATCGCCGACAGAGCTTCGGAATATGTACAAAAAAGCAAAATCCTAAAATAAAGGAAATGTTCCTGGCTATCCACGTTCAAGTACGGGTTTCATGGACGCTGATAACGAGAATGTTTCCTTTTTTTTGCTCAAATTTAAGGGGAAATAGACTTTTTAAATGTCCTTTCTGCTGTGGATCTTTAATTTTTACATCTGATTCTGGAGTTTTTCAACTTTATGAAACCGCTTTTATAGCGCAGAATTAAGGGTAGTTAAAGGGGCGAGGGAAAAAGATCGAAGGGATATATAGGGGTTGTTTGGGGATAGAGAGAAGGGGGATGTGGAATAATGCCTGCATTTTTCAAAAGTCTAATTAAGGATAAAGTACTCTGGTTTATGGTATTACCAGGGACATTATGGTTCCTGATCTTTTGCTACTTACCGATGTTTGGAACAGTAATTGCATTCAAGGATTTCAAGATTCATCGGGATGGATTCTTTGCAAGCGTTTTAAATAGTAAGTGGGTTGGCCTTGAAAATTTCAACTTTTTGTTCTCGACGGAGGACGCCTATATCATTACAAGAAATACGATTCTTTATAACTTGGCGTTGATCTCTCTCGGTTTATTTCTTGCGGTGGGCATTGCGATCACCTTGAATGAACTTGTGAATAAACGGACGGCTAAAGTTTATCAAACGGCGATGTTTATGCCTTACTTCCTTTCTTGGGTCATTATTAGTTTCTTTACCTTCAGCTTTCTGAGTGTAGATAAAGGAATATTGAATCAAGTGGTTGTTTACTTCGGAGGCGATCCTATTTCCTGGTATGGGGATACTCGCTTTTGGCCATATATCCTAATTTTCATGGGGATTTGGAAATCAATTGGTTATTCAAGTGTTGTTTACTTAGCGGCTATAGCGGGTATCGACAAGTCCTACTATGAAGCGGCTATGATTGATGGGGCCAGCAAATGGCAGCAGATTAAGTTTATTACACTTCCTTTGCTTAAACCTTTAATGGTAACGCTAACGATTTTAGCGATTGGTGGTATTTTTAGATCAGACTTCGGTTTATTCTATCAAATCCCTCGGGATTCAGGTGTTCTATACTCCGTAACGAATGTTATCGATACTTATATTTATCGAAGCATGAGTACGACAGGTAATCTAGGAATGAGTACAGCGGCGGGTCTATATCAATCGATTGTTGGATTTATCATGGTGCTTGTAACGAATTCTATTGTGAAAAAGATCAGCAAAGAGAATGCGATATTCTAGAAAGGAGTTAGTGACGTTATGGCAGTATTCAAACGTAAGCCAAAAGAAATCGACAACAACGCCATTACTCCTTTATGGAATGTGGTACTCAATATTATAATTGGCATCTTCGCTTTTACTTGTGTGTTTCCGTTCTTGTTTGTCATAGCCATTTCTTTTACAGATGAGAAAGTACTTGCTCTAAATGGATTTAG
It contains:
- a CDS encoding ABC transporter permease; amino-acid sequence: MPAFFKSLIKDKVLWFMVLPGTLWFLIFCYLPMFGTVIAFKDFKIHRDGFFASVLNSKWVGLENFNFLFSTEDAYIITRNTILYNLALISLGLFLAVGIAITLNELVNKRTAKVYQTAMFMPYFLSWVIISFFTFSFLSVDKGILNQVVVYFGGDPISWYGDTRFWPYILIFMGIWKSIGYSSVVYLAAIAGIDKSYYEAAMIDGASKWQQIKFITLPLLKPLMVTLTILAIGGIFRSDFGLFYQIPRDSGVLYSVTNVIDTYIYRSMSTTGNLGMSTAAGLYQSIVGFIMVLVTNSIVKKISKENAIF